One Ignavibacteriales bacterium DNA segment encodes these proteins:
- a CDS encoding ATP-dependent Clp protease adaptor ClpS → MGVKELEEISVDNIEGESRKLILFNSSHFWDEVVLQLQKATGYDIRHCEQIAMIAHTKGKAVVMSGDTEKLYEVQKVLKEINLHTEIQ, encoded by the coding sequence ATGGGTGTAAAGGAACTTGAAGAAATTTCTGTCGATAATATTGAGGGGGAATCCCGGAAACTCATTCTCTTCAATTCCTCACATTTTTGGGATGAAGTTGTACTGCAGTTACAAAAAGCTACCGGATATGACATAAGACATTGTGAGCAGATCGCAATGATAGCTCATACAAAAGGTAAAGCAGTCGTCATGTCGGGTGATACCGAGAAGCTTTATGAAGTACAAAAGGTGCTGAAGGAAATAAATTTACATACGGAAATACAGTAG